CGGCGGATCGATGCCTTCGAGCAACCGGGCGAAACCCAGATCGAGCGCTCGTTCCAACGGTGAGCTGTTGGCCGGCAACAGGCTCGGGTGAGGTGTGTCGTCACTCATAACGTATCCACCTCGACCTCGATACCCGTGCAATACGGCGCCTGGAAAGCCGTGGTCACGATCGGTGCAAGCGGCTCGAGAATCTGCAGCTGAACCGCGCCCGCGCTGTGCAGCGTGTAGTCGATCCAGCTCGGGTCCACCCGACCTTCCAGGCGATGACAAGCTTGGGCATATGCCTGCAACTGCTGCTCGGCGGCAACCTGAGTCAACCCCGAATCCGGGCCGGCATTGATCTTCGCCACGACACGGATTTTGTAGGGTTTGATCTGCGCGGCCTGGACGATGACCCGATCCGTTTCCGGTCGCACATCAGGCCGAGCGAAATGCTCGCGAACGCCGTCGAGCAGCGCCTCGGACGGTGTGCCATTGCCCTCTCGGGACAGCACCGTGACCGTGACTTCGCCTGGCGCAGTGCGGCGGCCATTGCCGTCCTTGACCTGCGCCGCATAGCCATCCGGGTCGAAGGTGTAGGTAACCGTTACCACGCCCGCCGAGGCATTTTCCACCTTCACGACGGGCCGCTCACCCAAGGTAAAAATCTCCCGCCGATACTGCATGCGCGAGCCGGCCGCCGGGGCATGGGGGGCCAGGTAGTAGCGCAACCGGGCGTCATCGTCGCTCTCGTAGACTGCGGGAACGGGCGGAAACGCTGCAGGATCACCGGGATCAAGCAACTGGCGCTCCAAGCCCATGTCGGCGAGCCGCGCATCGAGGTTGCTGCCCGTGGCCCACCACGCCAGCATCTGCTGGATGCGGGCGTTGTACTTGCGTTCGTGGGTTTGCAGGCGGACACAGAACGCCTCGAGGGCGAGGGTCAGCAATTCGCTTTGGTTTTCGAGACTGTCCACCAGCTTCGCCGCGCTGGCGGGCGAACGGGCACCGACGTACTCGACCACGAAGGTCTTGAATTCGGCGAGCAAATCCTCGAACGCTTCGACGGTGACGATGGCCGGTTCCGCCAGTTGGTTCTGGCCGGGTATCAACATGCTCATGTCACCACCTCGAAAGTCTGTTTGCGGTTTTTCCAGGTGCCGGCGAAACGCAACAACAAGCCGGCGCCGTGTCGGCTGGCGACAATGATCTGCGGTTCAAAATCATCGATGCCGTTGTCCGGGTTGTAGAACGCTTGGGCCGCGTGGCTCTGGGCAAGGATCAGCAGGTCGTCGCCGAGGTTCTGCCCCAGCAACTGCGTGAGGGCGCAGCCATACAGCGGACGCTTCTGGCGAGTGCCCAACGGTGTGGTCAGGGCCCGGGTGGCGCGCTGCACGAACTGCAGCCAGTCGTCGACCGTGACGCCGGTATTTCGATCGATTCCAATCATGGGGAAATCTCTTATGCGGTACTGATGACACGTCCCTGGTGATCCACCACCGGGCCGCTCAGGTGCACACCGGAGGCGTCGAGCCGAATGCCGACGGCGCCCAGTTGCCATTCGATGGCATCGGGCGTCATCGCCAGCCGCGCCAGGCCAATGTTCAACTGCAGGGCTTCGCGGGAACCGCTGAACGTCGCCGGGCCGTTTTGCCAGTGCAGGACATGACTGCCGTGGTCGTAGCCGTTTTCCGTACCGTCCTGATAGAGGCGACGCGTCAGCGAGGCCTGGGTCGAGACGGGCGGGAACTGACCGCCGTTGAGGCCGAACAGCGCCACCGCCTGTCCACCGCTCTCACCGCCGCCATGGTTGAGCAACAGGCATTGCTCGCCCACGGACGGAATCCGCGACTCGCTCTGGGTCCCGGCGCTCGGGTTGAAAAAACGGATCGCCGGGGTCAGCAGACCGCCATGGCTGACCTTGCAGGTGTTGCTGGCGGCGTCGACCTCCTGGCAAACGCCGATGCGGCAGAAACTCTCCGCCCGCCGATGCAGGTCTTCCAGCTCGGTTTCCATCTGCGCCAGACGCTCGATGATCGGCCCCAGATGCATCCGTAGCAGCGCATCAAACATGGCTCAGCCCTCGAGTGCGGTGTATTGGTCCGGGTCGTCGATGTTCGAGACTTCCCAGGTACGGGCAAATTTCGGGATGCCCAACGGGTCCTCCAGCAGCGTCGGGCCCAAGTACAAGGTTTGGTGGAATAAAAGGGTCCAGGCGGTGTACGTCCGTGCCGGGCTGATGAACGTGGACGCAAGACCATCGATCTCCGTGGGCAGATCGCATTGGTCGCCCGACAGTCCCCAGCGGTTGTCCACGACCAGGTGTTTCAGCTCACCGGCCAGGTCGCACGCTTCCCATCCCGGAACGGCCATGACCACCTGCAGGGAAACCGTCAGGACATGGGCGATACGCCCGTCGTTGGCGCGGTTGCCTGACGCATCACGTTCAATGGCAATCAGCACCCAGGGCTGGTCGTCGGTGCCATCAAAATCCTGAGGGCTGCCGATTTTCAAAGTCGGATAAGTGGCGCGCAGCGTCTGGGCAATGGCGGCGAACAGCTGCGACGGTTTTTCGATAAGGACGGGCATTGATCGCCTCCTTGTGTATGGATCAACAATGTCGATTCATGGCTGGTCGGGAGGAACGTCCCGCGGTGGCACTTCGCAGACGCCAATCCGCTTGGCGACCCAGCGCTCGTAAAGACCGATCGCCACATCGGCACCGGCCATGGCGGTCAGGCAACCCAGGGCGCAGGCGCTCCAGATCGACATGCCGAGGGCGTACAACAGCATGGTTGCCGACACGCCGCAGACCACGCAGGCACCGGAGCGCAAGGCCAGGCGCCGCAACAGCGACCAGCCGCGGGCGCCCTCCTTGTCGGCGCGCCACATCTCGCCGGACACCCCGCCCACCAGGGCGAGCACGATGACCAGCCAGATCGGCATGTCCAGCAACGCTTGTTGCTCGTTTGTCATGTCTCGTTTCCTGGGGATGATTAATATTGGACGGGTAAGTTTTTTTGAAATGGAATGAGATGCGGGTCGGTGAAACCCACTAAATCGCTAGAAACGGCGTTCAAGCGTTTTTCAGGTAATTGGGGGCTTACATCACTTTGGCGCAGCGCAGGTCGCGCCTTTGTAAGTCATGGTGTAGGTGTAGTGCCGGTCCCAAGGCAGCGGTAGCCCGCTGGGGGCTGCCCATTCCGCGTAGTTGCCCGACATCGACCCCACGGCAACGACCTTACCCATGGCAATGGTCGCGAGATTGTTGGCGCTCCCTGCACCCGGCATTGGCACACTCCCGTTCCATTGGAGGTCTTCTCCGTTCTGGAACCATGCGCCCTTCCAGCCGGCCTGCGAGCTCGAGTACCAGGTGTTGTCTGCTTTGAAACAGATCGTTTGGTTGGCGAAAAAACCACCGCCCGGAACGTGGTAGGAAGCGAATTGCCAGGAACCGACAGGTGAGGTTTCAGCAATGGCTTGGATGGCCTGGGAGGCCAGGACTGCTGCGATCAGCACACTGAGCATTTTTTTCATTAACTGACTTCCTTTAGGTAAGTAGCTTTGTTGGGACGTTGATAGGAATCTTTATCGGAAGCACCTCACGGCACAGGCATTCCAAAAAGCCCGGTCGCCCAGGCTTTTCAGTAATGCGCTTAATCTTTCGGCGCGACTGGCGCGGTACGGATCCATTCAAATTGTTTTTCCGACCGCGGTCCCTGCCCGCCGGATAACTGCTTCTGGTGCTTTACGCTGCACACCCGGGTCAGTTGCCAACCCTCTGAACCGTTAAGGCCGGTTCATCGCTGCCTGTTGGTGGAACTAAAGAGCTTCGTTGCCAGCCGCTTTGTCGAGCGGCTTGGACATAGAATATGCATGGATGCATATACAGTCAATGCATAAATGCATTTATTTATGCGCGCGAAATGCACAAACGCATTTAACCCTCGTAAACACGGGTGTTGGGAGTTTTCAGGAGGCGAAAAAAAACCCGCACGGCGGCGGGTTTTATCTGACAGCGGGGGGGTTAGCGGGCGTACATGCCCCACCAGAAGACATGACCGAGGATGACGATTTGCTCATCCTGCATTTCCTGGAAGGTGTAGTCCTCGTCCGGATGTTCATCACGGTTGAAGCTGCGCAGGCGAATGCCAGTGGGCAGGCGATAAAGCTGCTTCACCCGCAATTGGCCATTGTGGTTGATGGCGTAGAGGTCACCGTCGACGATGTCGCCGATCCCACATTTACCTGCGTTCACCCCAACCGTGGCCCCGTCGCGCAGCACAGGCAACATGCTGTTGCCGCGCACCGTCACGCATTTGGCCTGGTCGAACTGCACACCGTTGTGGCGCAGGCTGCGCTTGCCGAAGCGCAGACTTGAGCGTTCGCTTTCCTCGATGACGAATCTTCCTGATCCAGCAGCCAATTCAACCTCGCGCAGAAAAGGGACCGAGACCTCGTCTTCCTCGACGGGTGTTTCGTCGTCCCACAGGCTTATGTCCTTGAGTTCGGAATGCGGCTCGTCGCGGCGGGCATTGCCGACGGGCACAACGTCCGCGCGCCCGCGCAGCTGGTCGGTGCTCACGGCAAAATATTCGGCGATCTTCGAGATGTGTTTATCCGAAGGGTCGACGATCTTGCCGCTGAGGATCCGCGAGAGGGTGGACTGAGGCACGCCGGTACGCCGGTGAAGCTCCGTGGGGGAGATCCCGTGCTGGTCGAGCAATGCTCTTAATACGGTAGAAACGTTGCGTTTTTGCATAACGCGCATAGTGCTTGTTCTTTTCGCAGAAGACAAATGCTGTTTTGCATAAACGTGCATATCAATGATGAGATCGCTCACATCTGGGGCGTGTCGGACCGCGTATTGAAGACGGCGGAGCCTTCAACATCAATACAGGCTGACTTACCGCTATCGCGAGCAAGCTCGCTCCCACAGAGGATCTGCGGTGGACGCGATGTCTATAACAACCCCGGAACATAGGTGGGAACGGGCTTGCTCGCGATGACGGCAGCGCATTCAACATCAATGCAAGATGATCCAACGCTGTCTCTGGCTACGTAGGGCAGCCAGCTTTTTTGTGAGCGCTTCGCACTCAAGCGGGAGCAAGCTCCCTCGCCACGGATCAATCCGAAATTTTCCCTACAACCTCATGGGAAATCGCCCGATCCGCGTCCTTCAATTGTGCGGCACCAGGCTACGTCGTCTTGCGCCTCTGCCTACAACTACGCCAGAATCCGCCGGCTTGTCCATCTTGGATCCCACCGGTACTTTGGTTCTCGTCACTGCCCATCAGTGATCGGGTTTAGTAGCTCGGCATCCAAGATGTTCATTGCTCCATTCAGTCAGGTATTCCTTCTCCTGCGCTCAATGGTAGCTGTGCGCAGGGCGCCCTCGGGTGCGCCGGTTTCTTGGATCCCCGGTCTACTAACCTGCGTACAGCTGCCACCCACTTCGTTTAGTAGCGAATCGGTGGTGGCTCTCACTTCGAGGATCCAAGAATCATGAGCAAGAACACGTCCAATCCCCCCACCCCAGACGATCACGTCTCCCGCAGCCAATCGGCCAACGCCAAGAAACTCGACGACGCGGCCACTCGCGCCCTGGACTATTACCTCAAACCAAAAGCCGACAAAGAAACCTGCGACACCCTCGACACCCTTTTCGTCATCGCCCCTAACGTCGATGCCGAATGCCTGCTCGCCAATCTCAGCGAAACCCTGGCCTCGACCAATGCCATGGTCAGCGACCTGGCATTCGACCTGAAGGGCTCGCGGCGGCATATCGCCCTGGGGGTCCAGCAGATGATCGAGCTGAGCCAGTTGCTCGCGAATCGAGCGTTGGATGTAGTCGATCCGAGGTAGGCATCCGTGATGCAAACCGGGATTTAAGAGAAGCCCGAGTAATCACTGTGGGAGCGAGCTTGCTCGCGATAGCGGTAGTTCAGTTACAACTAAGTTGTATTGGCTGCCGTCATCGCGAGCAAGCTCGCTCCCACAATTGGATCGGGGTACGACCGGGAGAGCCAGGTCGGCTATCAGACCGCTTCGCGAGCAAGCTTTGCTCCCACAACAGATTTGATGGGTGTACGACCGGGAGAGCCAGGTCGGCTATCAGACCGCCTCGCGAGCAAGCTTTGCTCCCACAACAGATTTGATGGGTGTACGACCGGGAGAGCCAGGCCGGCTGTCAGGCCGCCTCGCGGTGGACGTTGATCTCGGGCGCCCCATTAACCACGCTGGCTGAACGAAGGTGTTGCGCAGTGGGCAACCCGGCATGAATGCCGGGTTAGCCGCGCTGGGCCATGGATGGCCCTTCGCGGCGGCCCATGGAGCAATGCCTTCGTTCAGGCATGCCGAGCCTAGGCGAGGCACCGAGTGGTGGGGCAAAAGCGCTTTGGTTACTTTCGCCTGGGCCGGCATTCCGGCTTTTCGAAAGTGACCCGCCGTCAGGGCGGAACCATAAGCAGCCGTTACCGAAGAATCGGATATACACCCCGTCCAAAACCACTCACATATGGGTCGCCCCCGACCACCCATGTTAACCTTGCGCCCATCGCGGAAAAGCCCGGGCCGCCGCCCTCCTTTTGCCCCACACCTTTCAACGAGCTTGCCTGACACCGATGAATACAGCCGTGAACGACCTGTCCTCCCACACGCCGATGATGCAGCAATACTGGCGCCTGAAGAACCAGCACCCCGATCAGCTGATGTTCTACCGCATGGGCGACTTCTACGAAATCTTCTACGAGGACGCGAAGAAGGCCGCCAAGTTGTTGGACATCACCCTGACGGCGCGTGGGCAATCGGCGGGCATGGCAATTCCGATGTGTGGGATTCCTTACCACGCGGCGGAAGGTTACCTGGCGAAGCTGGTCAAGCTGGGCGAGTCGGTAGTGATTTGCGAGCAAGTCGGCGACCCGGCCACCAGCAAAGGGCCCGTGGAACGCCAAGTCGTACGCATCATCACCCCGGGTACGGTCAGTGATGAAGCCCTGCTGGATGAACGCCGGGACAACCTGATCGCCGCAGTGCTGGGGGATGAGCGCCTGTTCGGCCTGGCCGTGCTGGACATCACCAGTGGCAACTTCTCGGTGCTGGAGATCAAGGGTTGGGAAAACCTGCTGGCGGAGCTCGAGCGAGTCAATCCGGTGGAGCTGCTGATCCCGGATGACTGGCCCAAAGACCTGCCGGCAGAAAAACGCCGTGGCGTGCGGCGTCGGGCGCCGTGGGATTTCGAGCGCGACTCGGCGCTGAAAAGTCTTTGCCAGCAGTTCTCCACCCAAGACCTCAAGGGCTTCGGCTGTGAGAACCTGACCCTGGCCATTGGCGCCGCCGGTTGCCTGCTGGCCTACGCCAAGGAAACCCAGCGCACCGCCCTGCCCCACTTGCGCAGCCTGCGTCACGAGCGCCTGGATGACACGGTGGTGCTGGACGGCGCGAGCCGCCGCAACCTGGAACTGGACACCAACCTGGCCGGCGGCCGCGACAATACCCTGCAATCGGTGGTCGACCGTTGCCAGACCGCCATGGGCAGCCGCCTGCTCACCCGCTGGCTGAACCGTCCGCTGCGTGACCTGACGGTGCTGCTGGCGCGCCAGACTTCCATCACCTGCCTGCTGGACCGTTATCGCTTCGAGCAACTGCAACCACAGCTCAAGGAAATCGGTGACATCGAGCGGATCCTCGCCCGTATCGGCCTGCGCAACGCCCGTCCCCGCGACTTGGCACGCCTGCGCGATGCCCTCGGCGCCTTGCCCGAACTGCAAGTGGCGATGACCGACCTCGAAGCGCCGCACCTGCAGCAACTGGCGCGCACCACCAGCACCTATCCGGAGCTGGCCGCGCTGCTGGAAAAAGCCATCATCG
The sequence above is drawn from the Pseudomonas sp. St316 genome and encodes:
- a CDS encoding phage holin family protein, with protein sequence MTNEQQALLDMPIWLVIVLALVGGVSGEMWRADKEGARGWSLLRRLALRSGACVVCGVSATMLLYALGMSIWSACALGCLTAMAGADVAIGLYERWVAKRIGVCEVPPRDVPPDQP
- a CDS encoding XRE family transcriptional regulator, translating into MQKRNVSTVLRALLDQHGISPTELHRRTGVPQSTLSRILSGKIVDPSDKHISKIAEYFAVSTDQLRGRADVVPVGNARRDEPHSELKDISLWDDETPVEEDEVSVPFLREVELAAGSGRFVIEESERSSLRFGKRSLRHNGVQFDQAKCVTVRGNSMLPVLRDGATVGVNAGKCGIGDIVDGDLYAINHNGQLRVKQLYRLPTGIRLRSFNRDEHPDEDYTFQEMQDEQIVILGHVFWWGMYAR
- a CDS encoding DUF6124 family protein is translated as MSKNTSNPPTPDDHVSRSQSANAKKLDDAATRALDYYLKPKADKETCDTLDTLFVIAPNVDAECLLANLSETLASTNAMVSDLAFDLKGSRRHIALGVQQMIELSQLLANRALDVVDPR
- a CDS encoding phage baseplate assembly protein V, which codes for MFDALLRMHLGPIIERLAQMETELEDLHRRAESFCRIGVCQEVDAASNTCKVSHGGLLTPAIRFFNPSAGTQSESRIPSVGEQCLLLNHGGGESGGQAVALFGLNGGQFPPVSTQASLTRRLYQDGTENGYDHGSHVLHWQNGPATFSGSREALQLNIGLARLAMTPDAIEWQLGAVGIRLDASGVHLSGPVVDHQGRVISTA
- a CDS encoding baseplate J/gp47 family protein, whose amino-acid sequence is MSMLIPGQNQLAEPAIVTVEAFEDLLAEFKTFVVEYVGARSPASAAKLVDSLENQSELLTLALEAFCVRLQTHERKYNARIQQMLAWWATGSNLDARLADMGLERQLLDPGDPAAFPPVPAVYESDDDARLRYYLAPHAPAAGSRMQYRREIFTLGERPVVKVENASAGVVTVTYTFDPDGYAAQVKDGNGRRTAPGEVTVTVLSREGNGTPSEALLDGVREHFARPDVRPETDRVIVQAAQIKPYKIRVVAKINAGPDSGLTQVAAEQQLQAYAQACHRLEGRVDPSWIDYTLHSAGAVQLQILEPLAPIVTTAFQAPYCTGIEVEVDTL
- a CDS encoding phage baseplate protein translates to MIGIDRNTGVTVDDWLQFVQRATRALTTPLGTRQKRPLYGCALTQLLGQNLGDDLLILAQSHAAQAFYNPDNGIDDFEPQIIVASRHGAGLLLRFAGTWKNRKQTFEVVT